GCTGGGCACTCAACTTGATCGGTGTGATGGGGTTCTTAATTTCATGAGCGATCCGCCGCGCAACCTCACGCCAGGCTGCAACTCGTTGGGCTTTCACCTGTTCGCTTGCATCATCAAAGACAACGATCATACCAAGGTCTTCCCCAGCTTCATCCGAGATCTTGATGCCATCAGCTAGCAGCGTTAACGAACGATCTCCCACATCTAGCTCGATCTGCCCAGTGAACTCGGCACTTTCGGAAACTCTCTCTTGGATAGGCTTCCAGAAGCTTTCCATCAAATAGCCAGTAAAAACTAATGACTCGTGATGATTGATGGCTCCTTCCGCCGAAATTCCCAGCAGCTTCTCTGCCGCTCGATTGATGGATGTCACAATACCGGATGAACTCACCGAGATCACACCTGCAGAGATGTTCCTAAGGATCACCTCCATATACTTACGGCGCTGATCAAGCTCAACATTGGTTTTTTCAAGCTTGGCGGTAAAGTCTCGAACCTGTTGCTCGTGAGCTTTCAAATCAGCAGTCATACTATTAAAGGAGCGAATCAGCTGCCCAGTTTCATCGTCTGTTTTTGCAACCAAATTCACCTCATAGTTTCCAAGTGCCACCTCTTTGGTAGCTTCGGCAAGGCTTTGAATAGGCGCCATGATGCCCTTGGATACATAGAAACCCAGCCAGGTAGCTGAAAACAAGATGATCAAAACCATTAAAACGAGGAGAATCAAATAGCTTAGTCGGATCAACTCGGCACCGGGTTTAAGGTTCGCAAACTCCTGAATGATCCCTTCCACGCTCTTTAGGATTTGGGTATCAAATCGCTCCTCGGTGAGCACGACCCCAACGATCGCTTGAGAGCTGGGATCAACAATCGGTGCGACTCCACGCACCACATCGCGCCCCTGGTCCACGTCGACCACTGCTCGCGACGTCATCCCTGGGTAGGCGCGAAAGCGTTCGATGGCCCCCAGCACGAACTGCCTGGTTTGGATCGAAATCGGCTCGTCGTTATAAGATAAAGCCGAACTCCAGATCACTTGCCCATCCCGATCAAAAACACGCACCCCAAACACCCGATACTCTTGAGCAAAACCTTTTAGCCTCTGAGTATCGATCTGCGACCAAGAGTTTTCAAAAGGATAGCTTGATGCTACATCAATCCGCTGTAAGGCAATGCGAGCCAAGCCCTCGATCCGCCTCTTATCCCTTTCATAAACCAAGGCTCCTGCCTCGCGGGTTTTGTGCATTGTGGCCTCGACCTTAGCAGAAAACCAAGTATCGAAGCTCTCAGTTAGAAACCTTGTGGAGATATAAAAAAGCAAAGCAGTAGGGGCCAAGGCAAAGAACACCAAAGCAACCACCAACTTGCTCCGCAAGCGGGAGCCAATGACCCCACGACGACGTTCAAGGACTAGTTTGGCCACATTTCGAAATATGAGAAAACTCAGAACTAGGACCAGGACTACGTTGATATTGATAAGGCTGAAATACACGACCGAAGTGAGAAAGTCTTGGTGCTCAGAGAGCTGCTTGCTTAGCTCGAATAGGTTACCTTCCAGGCGCGACAATGCAACGAGCACCACCGAGATCACAATGATCAGGATAAACTCGACCAGTCGTTTCTTTTCCTCGTGAGTCGCAAGCTGGACCTTGAACATGATACTAATAGACCTTTATTGGAAACACAGCGACCTTACGGCCATATCTTGTCATGACAATGTCATGTTCACGATCGCTATTTTTAAATCGATAGCGAAAACCGGGACTTTGAACATCGAAATTGGCGTCTACCCGATCGAGCTTGATCTGATCACTTTCTTTGATCCGTAGAGTTTGATTTGGCTTGATATCGAGCAGTTTATCATTCACCTGGACCCGAATACTTCTGACGATCGGCTGGTGAACATCCAAAAACACCCTACCATGCAATATTGACTTCGTCCTAACATTGATCCGGTATCTTAGGTACTGACGCCTGATCGCCCACTGCCGATTAAGCTCATCCCCAACTAAGACTAATTTGCCGGTGTCGTCAAATGGATTATCCCCTCCGGGGCGCCTGAAGCCTACGAGATTCACGAATTCAGGCTGCTTACCACTTGCTAGTTTTGCAGCGACTATTTTTACTTGGTCACCCTCAAAAACCTTCAAAGCCTTCCCGGGTTCTACTTTCGTGATGTCTCCGTTTACCTGAATCGTGATGTGGTCCAAAAGGTCCTTCCCTTGGCTTTGGGTGCTCAGTAACATAGCAAGAATGAACCATCGATATCCCATAACGCCTCCAAATAAGTAAATCTTTCGAGATTTTGCCCGCTTTGCTAGATTCTAAAGGTTGAACTGGCTTGCTATATTATAAGAAGATATACCATGAAGGCACACCCAGAATCCGTGAAGAGATTTCTGCTCGCTTTGAAGGCCAGCGGCAAAAGCCCTTCTACAATCGAATCGTACTGTCGCGATGCAGCAGACTTCCTGCTGTACCTAAACGATTGTGCGATCCGCACCGATGAGGTAGAGCCAGAAACTTTGCTAGCCTACCAAGCCCAGCTAGGATCTTCGGAGCGCGATAACTCCGTCAGGCGTAAGATCATAGGAATTCGTCAGTTTTTTCGTTTCCTAGCCGATGAAGACCGCACTTATACATCACCTCTCGATCACGTGCCGATACCGGAGCGCGATGAATCACTCCCTGAAGGCCTTGCAGATGAAGATATTGACGAAATTCTCTTGATCTTAAAGGCGCAACCCAAGGGGATCAAAACCCAACGGGACCTAGCTATTCTCCATCTTCTAGCGTTTGAAGGCTTGAAGGCCACGGAAGTGATTAATCTGAAATGGACTCATTTATTTCTGGGTGCTGAAAGAGCAACGATGCAGCTCCACGGCAACCGATCGCGAACGATAGAACTTTCCCCTACAACATTCGCAGCGCTAACTGCCTATCGGGACGCATTTACGGAGCGAGCTCAAGGATTCAGCTTCGAAAAAGAAAGCCTCTTTATATCGTTTAAAGGCCGTGACTTCGCCACTATCTTACCCAAGATGAGCCGTCATGGGCTCAAGTTTCTCGTCTACGAACTAGGCCATCTTGCTGGAATCAAACACCTTAATACGGAACTCTTGCGGCACTACGCAGTGCAATTCCAGCTAGGCTTAGGAAAAAGCCCTGGAGACATCATGGCCCATTTTGGTTTAAGACGCCTGGGGAACATCGGTAAACACGCCCAGAAATGGCGACGCCAGGAGGAGCAGGACAATTCCAAGTCATGACGATGAGCGCTGGATGGCATTAGCCTTGAGCCTAGCTCGATCCGCAGCCATGATCGATGAAGTTCCTGTGGGAGCCGTCATCACCTTCCAAGATCGCCTTCTTTGTACAGGTCTAAATCTGCGCGAAACGCTACAAGATCCCACAGCCCATGCAGAACTCCTGGCCATCAAGAAGGCAGCAAAACTCTTGGGTACGTGGCGTTTGGTGGACTGCGACCTGTTCGTCACCCTCGAACCCTGCGTCATGTGCAGTGGGGCGATTTTTCAAAGCCGCTTCCGTCGGGTTGTTTACGGCACAGCCGACCCTAAAGGTGGGGCCTTGGGAAGCCTCTACTCCATCCATCAGGACGAGCGCCTCAATCACGCCTTTCCAGTAGAGCATGGTTTATTTGCCGATGAGTGCAGCCAAGTACTTAAAGATTTTTTTCGGCGCAAGCGCCGGCCGAAGCAGAAGGACGACTAGAAATACAGTTCCATAAAGCATGGGCTCCTGATAGTCCGACTTCACGAGCCAGACAAAGTGCAGTATTGCCATCGCCCCAGCACCATAAGCCAGGAGATGGAGTCGTTTCCAACGCCGATACCCCATCGCTCTAACAGACCAGTGATTAGATGTGATCGCCAATGGAACAAGTAGAAGATAAGCCAGCATTCCTGCCGCCATGAACTTCCGCTCTGTGATGTCTTCAAGCATAAGATTCACATCGCCACCATGATCGAGAACGACATAGGACAAGGCGTGTAGAGTTCCGTAAAAGAACACCGACAGCCCAACAGCTCGACGATAGCGTCCCAGCCTACGCCATTTAAGATGAACTTGAAGAGGGGTCAAAGTAAGGCTTAGAACCAAAAGGTTGAGAGCCCAAACTCCCGTTTCATGGGTTATAGCCTCCACCGGATTGGCACCAAGTCCATCGCTAAACCCCAGATAGAGCCAATAATAAAGTGGGCCACCCAGAAGGATTGCCACAAAAAAGCTATCGAGTTTTACAATCGATGATTTCACCATTTATCCCCCCTAAGAAATCCCGTACATTGGGGACTTTGCAATTGACACTGAGGAGGTCTCCCGTTGTTTTCTTATACGTTCTACAAGATTCTACACTACCTGGGAATTTTCATGGTTTTCTCCGGCTTGGGTGCCCAGTGCCTGCACGCTCTGAACGGTGGCGATAAGAACCATAAAGGGAGAAAATGGCTGGGCATCATGCATGGCTTGGGCCTCCTAATCGCACTTATTGCGGGCTTTGGCCTGTTGGCGCGCATCGGCACAGGCGTTCAAGGCTGGGTCATGGTCAAGTTGGCTATCTGGGTCTTGCTAGGGGGCGTTGGCGCGATTGCAGCTCGAAAGCAAAATATTGCTGGGATGATGTGGATCTTGATTCTATTACTGGGCTGGGGCGCAGCATTTATGGCTGTGAAAAAACCTCTTTAGAGAAGCCACCGAAGTGGCTTTACTCTTACTTCGCTTTTTCTGAGACAGTTGCCTTTTTGATAACAACATCTTCCAGTGGGCGGTCCTGAGCACCAGTTTTCACGGCGCCGATCGCCTTAACTACTGCCAGGCTTTCATCATCCTTGGTCGCTCCAAAGACAGTGTATTGGTTATCCAAATAAGGCACCTTCTCCAGGCAAAGAAAAAATTGTGATCCTGCAGAGTTGGGGTCATTAGTTCGGGCCATAGACAGCACACCTGGAAGGTGAGGCTTGTCGTTAAACTCAGCATCGATCGTGTATCCGGGGCCACCCATACCAGTGCCATCAGGACATCCACCCTGAATCACAAAGCCGGGTACGATACGGTGAAACGTAAGATTGTCATAATATCCAACCTTTGCCAGGGCGATCATGTTACCACAATGTCCTGGTGCAATTTCCGGATAGAACTCAAGATTGATATCACCCATCGAAGTTTCGAAAGTCAATTCGTAGGAATTTTTCTCAAAGTCAATGTTTTTAAGGGCTTCCTGAACTTCGCTTGTTACATTTGCCATGTTGCATCCTTGTCTTTACTGAACGACGATGTCTTCCTGCTAAAGGAAAGGGCTCCTCTGGTCAACGGCAAATTACGAAAACTGCTCCCAATTCTTGCAAATGGATTGACAAATTACGTCAAAAAGGCAATAAGCTAGGGCTCGAAAAACGATCAGATTGCCGAATAGGATTCGCCATGCTTCAGCCATATATCGCTACTTGCCCCCTGGAAATTCAAGACCTTGTCGCAGCTGAGTTGCGCACACAGGGAGGCACCAAAATCCGAAGTGGTTTTAAAGCCATCCAGTTTGAGGCTAAGGAGG
This region of Pseudobacteriovorax antillogorgiicola genomic DNA includes:
- a CDS encoding sensor histidine kinase, which encodes MFKVQLATHEEKKRLVEFILIIVISVVLVALSRLEGNLFELSKQLSEHQDFLTSVVYFSLININVVLVLVLSFLIFRNVAKLVLERRRGVIGSRLRSKLVVALVFFALAPTALLFYISTRFLTESFDTWFSAKVEATMHKTREAGALVYERDKRRIEGLARIALQRIDVASSYPFENSWSQIDTQRLKGFAQEYRVFGVRVFDRDGQVIWSSALSYNDEPISIQTRQFVLGAIERFRAYPGMTSRAVVDVDQGRDVVRGVAPIVDPSSQAIVGVVLTEERFDTQILKSVEGIIQEFANLKPGAELIRLSYLILLVLMVLIILFSATWLGFYVSKGIMAPIQSLAEATKEVALGNYEVNLVAKTDDETGQLIRSFNSMTADLKAHEQQVRDFTAKLEKTNVELDQRRKYMEVILRNISAGVISVSSSGIVTSINRAAEKLLGISAEGAINHHESLVFTGYLMESFWKPIQERVSESAEFTGQIELDVGDRSLTLLADGIKISDEAGEDLGMIVVFDDASEQVKAQRVAAWREVARRIAHEIKNPITPIKLSAQRLLRKFGNQFEGKDQQVFSSCVETIVSEVDGLRDLVNEFSKFARMPAVRTQPENLYNLIRDVVGMYSLSYSHVTFDIGQLPKDLPLVQLDREQMIRVFTNLIANSIDALAEVGLISISASMLPGYEVVRVSIADTGCGIPDRVKQKVMEPYFSTKKHGTGLGLAIVNQIVSDHGGYLRIQDNVPEGTIVVMELPVG
- a CDS encoding tyrosine-type recombinase/integrase, whose protein sequence is MKAHPESVKRFLLALKASGKSPSTIESYCRDAADFLLYLNDCAIRTDEVEPETLLAYQAQLGSSERDNSVRRKIIGIRQFFRFLADEDRTYTSPLDHVPIPERDESLPEGLADEDIDEILLILKAQPKGIKTQRDLAILHLLAFEGLKATEVINLKWTHLFLGAERATMQLHGNRSRTIELSPTTFAALTAYRDAFTERAQGFSFEKESLFISFKGRDFATILPKMSRHGLKFLVYELGHLAGIKHLNTELLRHYAVQFQLGLGKSPGDIMAHFGLRRLGNIGKHAQKWRRQEEQDNSKS
- a CDS encoding sulfite oxidase heme-binding subunit YedZ, whose amino-acid sequence is MVKSSIVKLDSFFVAILLGGPLYYWLYLGFSDGLGANPVEAITHETGVWALNLLVLSLTLTPLQVHLKWRRLGRYRRAVGLSVFFYGTLHALSYVVLDHGGDVNLMLEDITERKFMAAGMLAYLLLVPLAITSNHWSVRAMGYRRWKRLHLLAYGAGAMAILHFVWLVKSDYQEPMLYGTVFLVVLLLRPALAPKKIFKYLAALIGK
- the tadA gene encoding tRNA adenosine(34) deaminase TadA gives rise to the protein MPSHDDERWMALALSLARSAAMIDEVPVGAVITFQDRLLCTGLNLRETLQDPTAHAELLAIKKAAKLLGTWRLVDCDLFVTLEPCVMCSGAIFQSRFRRVVYGTADPKGGALGSLYSIHQDERLNHAFPVEHGLFADECSQVLKDFFRRKRRPKQKDD
- a CDS encoding peptidylprolyl isomerase codes for the protein MANVTSEVQEALKNIDFEKNSYELTFETSMGDINLEFYPEIAPGHCGNMIALAKVGYYDNLTFHRIVPGFVIQGGCPDGTGMGGPGYTIDAEFNDKPHLPGVLSMARTNDPNSAGSQFFLCLEKVPYLDNQYTVFGATKDDESLAVVKAIGAVKTGAQDRPLEDVVIKKATVSEKAK